A genomic segment from Zingiber officinale cultivar Zhangliang unplaced genomic scaffold, Zo_v1.1 ctg113, whole genome shotgun sequence encodes:
- the LOC122035823 gene encoding uncharacterized protein LOC122035823 encodes MLEDFEKKIPIHKETIARGKKITTYIYSRTALISLLHHFTKEKDLIRLATTRFATSYLTLGCLNDNKGALIRMFTSKEWKSSQFAKTKDGKVIENVVMDKDFWKSIITCLRSAYPLIKVLRLVDSDEKFAMGFIYEEMDRAKEKIQAAFNGIKKSYLPLWEIIDARWDNQLHRPLHAAGYYLNPQFHCSPNFKADFEVKRGIYDCLQRMVESMEEVKKIDAQLEDFKYRKKFFGSAVATCGIETKTPAQWWESYGYEHLELQKFAIRVLSLTCNSSGCERNWSAFEMVHTKRRNRLKAKTMNDVVFVMANSKLAKKKELRKVNDYSIDDLASDDDWIVDDSENLDLDASNEDLVPVEEEPSSGAPHDDLELPSYDDDEVEEGGDAMEDAGDEEHMEDDYEFMNL; translated from the exons ATGTTGgaggattttgaaaaaaagaTACCAATACATAAAGAGACAATTGCACGAGGTAAAAAGATCACAACTTACATCTATTCAAGGACTGCGCTTATTTCTCTATTGCATCATTTTACCAAAGAAAAGGATTTGATTAGACTAGCCACTACCCGTTTTGCCACATCTTACTTGACTTTGGGTTGCTTGAATGACAATAAGGGAGCATTGATTAGAATGTTTACATCCAAAGAATGGAAATCTAGTCAATTTGCAAAGACTAAAGATGGAAAGGTTATTGAAAATGTGGTAATGGATAAGGACTTCTGGAAAAGCATTATTACATGCTTGAGGAGTGCTTATCCTTTGATCAAAGTCCTTCGTTTGGTAGACTCAGATGAGAAGTTTGCCATGGGGTTCATTTATGAGGAAATGGACAGGGCCAAAGAAAAGATACAAGCTGCCTTTAATGGTATTAAGAAAAG TTACTTGCCTCTATGGGAAATTATAGATGCAAGATGGGATAATCAACTACATCGGCCTTTGCATGCTGCGGGCTATTACCTTAACCCTCAATTTCATTGCAGTCCTAATTTTAAAGCTGACTTTGAAGTGAAAAGAGGAATATATGATTGTCTACAAAGGATGGTTGAAAGTATGGAAGAAGTAAAGAAGATTGATGCTCAACTGGAAGACTTCAAATATCGAAAGAAATTCTTTGGTAGTGCAGTAGCCACTTGTGGAATTGAAACCAAAACTCCAGCACAATGGTGGGAATCATATGGTTATGAACATCTTGAGTTGCAAAAGTTTGCTATTCGTGTTTTGAGCTTGACATGCAACTCATCTGGCTGTGAGAGGAATTGGAGTGCATTTGAGATG GTCCACACTAAGAGAAGAAATCGTTTGAAGGCAAAAACGATGAATGACGTAGTCTTTGTGATGGCTAATtcaaaattagccaagaagaaggaatTGAGGAAAGTCAATGACTATAGCATTGATGACCTAGCTTCTGATGATGATTGGATTGTGGATGATAGTGAAAATTTAGATTTGGATGCTTCAAATGAAGATTTGGTTCCAGTTGAAGAAGAACCTAGTAGTGGAGCACCTCATGATGATTTGGAGCTGCCTAGttatgatgatgatgaagttgaagaagGTGGAGATGCCATGGAGGATGCTGGAGATGAAGAACACATGGAGGATGATTATGAATTCATGAATTTATGA